One Picosynechococcus sp. PCC 7003 DNA segment encodes these proteins:
- a CDS encoding endonuclease domain-containing protein, with product MRYRRIRGTTPEIEAAARRLRANLTPAEATLWEALKGKQLDGFKFRCQHPVEQFILDFYCPSYKLVVEIDGEIHRDRQEYDQARTEKLETLGYRVIRFSNDEVIHNLGDVLERIRAQLRSP from the coding sequence ATGCGATATCGAAGAATACGCGGCACAACTCCCGAAATTGAAGCCGCAGCCCGTCGCCTCCGAGCCAATCTTACGCCCGCAGAAGCAACACTCTGGGAAGCTCTCAAAGGTAAACAACTTGATGGATTCAAATTTCGCTGTCAACATCCTGTAGAACAATTCATCCTCGATTTTTATTGTCCTAGCTATAAGCTGGTGGTTGAGATAGATGGTGAAATTCATCGCGATCGCCAAGAATACGATCAAGCCCGCACTGAAAAACTAGAGACATTAGGTTATCGAGTGATTCGCTTTAGCAACGATGAAGTCATCCATAATTTAGGTGATGTTTTGGAGCGTATCAGAGCGCAATTGAGAAGCCCCTAG
- a CDS encoding DUF1156 domain-containing protein has protein sequence MTTPQRKSVFIEKIFPVNLLNQQVYFENGGNPFKGLHRWYSRKPLSFSRASVLGSLLPADVTMEEFEYLLGLDKPRNNESELERDDRHQRTRLYKTPPSPERVKQVQALCEAQWGDKTPAVLDAFAGGGSIPFEAARYGLRVFASDLNPVAVVTMKAAIAFPLEFGAELQQDIDRWVQWVGEQAEARLNEFFPAPEGETIQNYLWAHTVQCPHCESTVPLSPNWWLYKRPEKQNLHKWCAVKPVPNLAEKRVDFELIKGKKGKGNTIQTPDGDFDPNDFATIGRGVGKCPNCNEVIEDQVIKNQATNGGLGHQLYAVAFRKGKGSLEFRIAQSEDFYGIQLAKKKLKEIESSNKSYLIPDLEIPYGHMTHERNATVDFGLGNWKNFFNPRQLLTLVTYVEIINEAKENIRAKLGEEKTSAITTYLALVLDRCVDLNSRLSNWVPGMGSAARASASHALNLMWSYPEFQGYQKLWSQMSKFADAYIELCELLGTKIDSSSLNLETHTEKSFYIESISADSLYHLANQSIDAVITDPPYYGTIQYAEMSDFFYVWQKRILGDIFPELYYTELTDKDREAVANPSRFRNMGTSPKDLADQDYEAKMQMAFSEYYRVLKNDGVMTVQFNHKDSGAWDVLAQSLITAGFEITASWAVSTENPINLHQAQKNSVSSTVLLVCRKRDPNSGSAWWDDLRPELARLVEERAPDFEANDITGIDLYLSAFGPALNVFSRAWPVLDSSGQEMRPEVAFEEARKAISHYRLNKLLNQETSGFDALTQWYILAWDTFQARQFPFDDARQLALAVGGFDITKDLKGEHKLINAKSGNCELLTPTQRLKKRAFSVSPADFSFTSAIDALHAVIAIYQEEQAIEPVRQFIKKTELLANDQFMKAWEVALRAIPHIRDEKKRIPEEKALADLWLAIDEIKAKVRYVTPEDEEGSGQAVQGSLF, from the coding sequence ATGACCACGCCCCAACGTAAATCCGTTTTCATCGAAAAAATCTTCCCTGTAAATCTCCTCAATCAGCAGGTCTACTTTGAAAATGGCGGTAATCCCTTCAAAGGTCTCCATCGGTGGTACTCCCGCAAACCTCTTTCCTTTAGTCGCGCCTCCGTGTTGGGTTCTCTGCTGCCTGCGGATGTGACCATGGAGGAATTTGAGTATTTGCTCGGTCTGGACAAACCCAGAAACAATGAATCCGAACTAGAACGGGACGATCGCCACCAAAGAACTCGCCTCTATAAAACGCCGCCATCCCCTGAGCGGGTCAAGCAGGTGCAAGCTCTCTGTGAAGCCCAATGGGGTGACAAAACTCCGGCGGTGTTGGATGCCTTTGCGGGGGGGGGTTCGATTCCCTTTGAGGCGGCGCGGTATGGCTTGCGGGTGTTTGCGTCGGATCTCAATCCCGTGGCGGTGGTGACGATGAAAGCGGCGATCGCCTTTCCCTTAGAGTTTGGGGCGGAATTGCAGCAGGATATTGATCGCTGGGTGCAATGGGTTGGTGAACAGGCGGAGGCTCGCTTAAACGAGTTTTTTCCTGCCCCCGAAGGTGAAACGATTCAGAATTATCTCTGGGCGCATACGGTGCAATGTCCTCACTGTGAATCGACTGTGCCGCTTAGTCCGAATTGGTGGCTTTATAAACGTCCTGAAAAGCAAAATTTACATAAATGGTGTGCGGTTAAACCTGTGCCGAATCTTGCTGAAAAACGGGTTGATTTTGAATTGATTAAGGGCAAAAAGGGTAAAGGTAATACGATTCAAACACCCGATGGTGATTTTGATCCAAATGATTTTGCTACGATTGGGCGCGGTGTTGGCAAATGTCCAAATTGTAATGAAGTAATTGAAGATCAAGTTATTAAAAATCAAGCGACTAATGGCGGTTTAGGTCATCAACTCTATGCAGTTGCTTTCAGAAAAGGTAAAGGTAGTTTGGAGTTTAGAATCGCACAGTCAGAAGATTTTTATGGAATTCAATTAGCTAAAAAGAAACTCAAAGAAATTGAAAGCTCGAATAAAAGTTATTTGATTCCAGATTTAGAAATCCCATATGGACATATGACCCATGAAAGAAATGCAACAGTTGATTTTGGTTTAGGTAATTGGAAAAACTTTTTTAATCCTAGACAGCTTTTAACGTTGGTGACTTATGTTGAGATTATCAATGAAGCGAAAGAAAACATAAGGGCAAAGTTAGGCGAAGAAAAAACCTCGGCGATCACCACTTATTTAGCTTTAGTTTTAGATCGATGTGTTGATTTAAACTCTCGCCTATCCAATTGGGTTCCGGGAATGGGTAGTGCTGCAAGAGCATCAGCGTCTCATGCACTAAACTTGATGTGGAGTTATCCTGAATTTCAAGGATATCAAAAACTATGGTCGCAAATGTCCAAATTTGCAGATGCTTATATAGAACTTTGTGAATTACTTGGTACAAAAATAGATTCATCTAGTCTAAACCTAGAAACCCATACCGAAAAAAGCTTTTATATTGAATCTATCTCCGCCGATAGCCTGTATCATTTGGCAAATCAAAGTATTGATGCAGTCATTACTGATCCGCCCTATTACGGAACAATTCAATATGCTGAAATGTCTGATTTCTTTTACGTGTGGCAAAAGCGCATCTTAGGCGATATCTTCCCCGAACTCTATTACACCGAACTCACCGACAAAGACCGCGAAGCCGTCGCCAACCCGTCCCGCTTTCGGAACATGGGAACCAGCCCCAAAGACCTCGCCGATCAAGACTACGAAGCCAAAATGCAAATGGCATTCAGCGAATATTACCGCGTGCTAAAAAATGACGGCGTAATGACCGTGCAATTTAACCACAAAGACTCTGGCGCATGGGATGTCCTCGCCCAATCCCTAATTACCGCCGGATTTGAGATCACCGCAAGCTGGGCAGTCAGCACCGAAAACCCAATTAACCTGCACCAAGCCCAGAAAAACAGCGTATCCAGCACCGTCCTCTTAGTTTGCCGCAAACGCGACCCCAACAGCGGATCAGCATGGTGGGATGACCTCCGCCCCGAACTCGCCCGACTCGTAGAAGAACGCGCCCCCGACTTTGAAGCCAACGACATCACAGGCATTGACTTGTATTTAAGCGCCTTTGGCCCCGCCCTGAACGTCTTTAGCCGCGCCTGGCCCGTGCTAGATAGTTCCGGTCAAGAAATGCGCCCCGAAGTAGCCTTTGAAGAAGCCCGCAAAGCCATTTCCCATTACCGCCTAAATAAACTCCTGAACCAAGAAACCAGCGGCTTTGATGCCCTGACCCAGTGGTATATCCTCGCTTGGGACACCTTCCAAGCCCGTCAATTCCCCTTCGATGATGCCCGACAATTGGCACTGGCTGTCGGTGGTTTCGATATCACCAAAGATCTCAAAGGCGAACACAAACTCATTAACGCCAAGAGCGGTAACTGTGAACTACTCACCCCGACCCAACGTCTGAAAAAACGCGCCTTTTCCGTCAGTCCGGCAGACTTTAGTTTCACTTCGGCGATCGATGCCCTCCATGCCGTCATAGCGATTTATCAAGAAGAACAGGCGATCGAACCCGTGCGGCAATTCATCAAAAAGACCGAACTCCTCGCTAATGACCAATTCATGAAAGCGTGGGAAGTAGCATTACGGGCAATCCCCCACATCCGCGACGAGAAAAAACGCATCCCAGAGGAGAAAGCATTGGCGGATCTCTGGTTGGCGATCGATGAGATCAAGGCGAAAGTGCGTTATGTCACCCCAGAGGATGAGGAGGGCAGTGGGCAGGCGGTTCAGGGGAGTTTGTTTTAA
- a CDS encoding type II toxin-antitoxin system HigA family antitoxin yields MLTTYIKPIRTESDYEEALSRIEMLMEAEPNTPEFDELEVLTTLVEAYEAKEYRIDAPTAITAIKFRMEQQGLNQQDLVPYIGSKSKVSEVLSGKRELSKNMIQALHKGLNIPLESLFQEPLKYRFHP; encoded by the coding sequence ATGCTGACAACCTACATTAAACCCATCCGTACAGAATCAGACTACGAGGAAGCATTAAGCAGAATTGAAATGCTGATGGAAGCAGAACCAAATACACCTGAATTTGATGAATTAGAAGTCCTGACTACCCTCGTCGAAGCCTATGAAGCCAAAGAATATAGAATAGATGCACCAACGGCGATCACTGCAATCAAGTTCCGCATGGAGCAACAAGGTCTTAATCAACAAGATTTAGTTCCTTACATTGGTAGTAAGTCGAAAGTTTCTGAAGTCTTATCAGGAAAACGAGAACTAAGTAAAAACATGATTCAGGCTTTGCATAAAGGCTTAAACATTCCCCTAGAGTCTCTTTTTCAAGAACCACTAAAGTACAGGTTTCATCCCTAG
- a CDS encoding XisI protein, producing the protein MDKLSHYRQIIQDMLNEKAQIKPIGGEIEVETIFDEKNDRYLLVHLGWNDQQRIYSCVLHLEIQEQKIWIQNNQTDQSISEELLEKGVPKTDIISGLQPAYIREYLTLNSA; encoded by the coding sequence ATGGATAAATTAAGCCACTATCGCCAAATCATCCAAGATATGCTCAATGAGAAAGCTCAAATTAAACCTATCGGTGGTGAAATTGAAGTGGAGACTATTTTCGATGAAAAAAATGACCGCTATCTCTTAGTTCATCTCGGTTGGAATGACCAACAGCGAATCTACTCCTGTGTACTTCACTTAGAGATTCAAGAACAAAAAATTTGGATACAAAACAACCAAACCGACCAATCAATCTCAGAAGAACTTCTCGAAAAAGGCGTTCCTAAAACAGACATTATTTCAGGCTTACAACCTGCTTATATCAGAGAATATTTAACTTTAAACTCTGCTTAG
- a CDS encoding CopG family transcriptional regulator, with protein sequence MEVNTQVSRDTENKINFIQAQTHQDLSEILKNAIELYYQTLQTPQKTPLQILEESGFIGCASVESDLSINYKKVLTEELSKKYDYR encoded by the coding sequence ATGGAAGTCAACACCCAAGTAAGCAGGGACACTGAAAATAAAATCAATTTCATTCAAGCCCAAACACACCAAGATCTTTCTGAAATCCTTAAAAATGCCATTGAACTCTACTATCAAACCCTACAAACTCCCCAAAAAACACCCCTACAAATTTTAGAAGAGTCAGGCTTTATCGGTTGTGCCTCCGTTGAAAGTGATCTCTCAATCAATTACAAAAAAGTTCTCACAGAAGAATTAAGTAAAAAATATGATTATCGCTGA
- a CDS encoding type II toxin-antitoxin system VapC family toxin has product MIIADTGFWLALSDDQDQFHQAAKKALQQYPEPLITTWSVITETCHLLLARKGAYAQIKFMQALSNGAAELFLLQTHHQSRIVELMTKYADLPMDLADASLVILAEELGQGKIFSTDQRDFGVYRWKNTKPFQNLLIP; this is encoded by the coding sequence ATGATTATCGCTGATACAGGATTTTGGTTGGCATTAAGTGATGATCAAGATCAATTTCATCAAGCCGCTAAAAAAGCACTCCAGCAATACCCAGAACCATTAATCACAACTTGGTCAGTCATTACAGAAACCTGTCATTTACTCCTTGCTCGTAAGGGGGCATACGCACAGATTAAGTTCATGCAAGCCCTCAGTAATGGAGCCGCAGAGCTATTTTTACTGCAAACCCATCATCAGTCCCGAATTGTCGAACTCATGACAAAATACGCCGATCTGCCGATGGATTTAGCCGATGCATCCCTTGTTATTCTTGCGGAGGAACTCGGACAGGGAAAAATCTTCTCTACAGACCAACGGGATTTCGGCGTTTATCGCTGGAAAAATACGAAACCCTTCCAAAATCTTTTGATTCCTTAA
- a CDS encoding type II toxin-antitoxin system VapC family toxin, with the protein MFLLDTNICIYIIKEKPPQVLEKFEQIEPHKLGISIITLAELEYGAAKSMNPAKNYQVIEDFIAYLDVFDWDRQASHIYGELRAHLNHQGTPIGILDTQIAAHCLGLNRILVTNNVREFERVPGLKVENWV; encoded by the coding sequence ATGTTTTTGTTGGATACAAATATTTGTATTTACATCATCAAAGAAAAGCCGCCTCAAGTTTTAGAAAAGTTTGAACAAATTGAGCCCCACAAATTAGGGATCTCGATTATTACTCTAGCGGAATTAGAGTATGGGGCGGCAAAATCAATGAATCCTGCTAAAAACTATCAGGTTATTGAAGATTTTATCGCTTATTTAGATGTCTTTGACTGGGATCGTCAAGCCAGTCATATTTATGGTGAACTTCGAGCACATCTAAATCACCAGGGCACGCCTATCGGCATTTTAGATACCCAAATTGCGGCCCATTGCCTAGGCTTAAATCGTATTTTGGTGACGAATAACGTGCGGGAGTTTGAGCGGGTTCCGGGCTTAAAGGTAGAAAATTGGGTTTGA
- a CDS encoding antitoxin: MAQPKTAKLFMNGNSQAVRLPREFRFEGKEVFIYKEGDRVILSPKRRSWRDFFDNAPCATPDFMETRDDQPPQEREDLF; encoded by the coding sequence ATGGCTCAACCTAAAACGGCAAAGTTATTTATGAATGGCAACAGTCAGGCGGTACGGTTGCCTCGTGAGTTTCGGTTTGAGGGGAAGGAAGTTTTTATTTATAAAGAAGGCGATCGCGTAATTTTGTCTCCGAAACGGCGATCTTGGCGAGATTTTTTTGACAATGCTCCTTGTGCCACGCCAGATTTTATGGAAACACGGGATGACCAGCCGCCCCAAGAGCGGGAGGACTTATTCTAG
- a CDS encoding helicase-related protein yields MNCLPDYPWKISYTSAQDNPIADFYIPALERSIQYDRKSGFFSSAILSHVAAGLGTLLNQDGQIRLILGCQLNAQDVAAIKKGYELRAAIAQRLDTDLTPPKNFAQLHHFEILSWLIQAGRLDIRIALPLKQNGDPQLLEETLDFNHIFHEKVCIFTDAEGNQLVTNGSANESISGWELNTESFQVFSSWEEERERQRVQEEIIRFEQLWTNQMPRVKSFAMPEAIREKLLRYTPKQKPQWTPTKDFDTRPLPKAAESMKVKAPSAEYKPLNPQDEDFPDSSCSPDSRAGGLPDQPLNPHAGDLNTTTDTNSPQVGELGGQLPEAIIFEQKMLKKWQSLPTHAGCLSYCLDSIPISPWPHQIKILRHVVENFPCSFLIADEVGLGKTIETGLILRYLLVSQKAKRILILAPASVQPQWHSEMREKFNLHFWSYNKGQFTDPYGELCPPSENPWNTKNLVLASSHLVRRQDRMEELLAAQPWDVVIIDEAHHARRKAPQQRKEKFNRLLQLLQQLRERTKSIMLLSATPMQIDPIEVFDLISVIGLEGHWSYGDVFCDYFASLDNQPNENLLKFWQQMTADYFKYGGQSCPRFRAYLNQSDRLLASRLDDFWSGKYPTINLRQYLNDTKFMERSKEYLSIHTPLKEKMFRHTRNTLREYYKRGLLEKDIPQRDVQDQAIALEPTKEAELYRQVSDYVRDFYRLAQKENRKALGFLMTLYRKRLTSSFYAIRESLQRRLDALMTQQGSGLSDDDLLELEDQDDAIIDGLESFMEEIHPKEIEYLEDLLRQFENTGEDTKFAHLLTILRQEFQNRDSAIIFTQYTDTLDFLRGELQQIYGPQVACYSGRGGEKLIDGEWRTVSKEQIKREFRQGEIKILLCTESASEGLNLQTCGVLINYDMPWNPMRVEQRIGRIDRIGQTFPRVIIHNFYYDGTVEARVYQRLRDRIHAFSSVVGTLQPILAKVPTLIEQATMSADPQEEDVLFSEFDHALDAPPLQVTLDDMVQMDVEADIMSIRQPLPLSPLAWQDLERWLTTSPSLKQAGMIFEDKGNRQWSLTQKSKTETITFDPKTFEEYSSSLRLMSIGEPLLRNLIQICLKAQKNSLSM; encoded by the coding sequence GTGAACTGTCTCCCCGACTACCCTTGGAAAATCAGCTACACCAGCGCTCAAGATAACCCGATCGCCGATTTTTATATTCCAGCCCTAGAACGTTCGATCCAATACGACCGCAAATCAGGGTTTTTTAGTAGCGCGATTCTGAGCCATGTCGCCGCCGGACTGGGAACCCTGCTCAACCAAGACGGTCAAATTCGCCTGATCCTCGGTTGTCAACTCAATGCCCAAGATGTCGCCGCCATTAAAAAAGGTTATGAACTCCGAGCGGCGATCGCCCAACGATTAGACACAGACCTCACCCCTCCGAAAAACTTTGCCCAGCTCCACCACTTTGAAATTCTCAGTTGGCTCATCCAAGCCGGAAGGTTAGATATCCGCATTGCCCTTCCCCTCAAACAAAACGGCGATCCCCAACTATTAGAGGAAACCTTAGATTTCAATCACATCTTCCACGAAAAAGTTTGCATCTTTACTGATGCTGAGGGTAATCAACTCGTAACGAATGGATCTGCCAATGAATCCATTAGCGGCTGGGAACTCAATACCGAGTCATTTCAAGTATTTAGTTCCTGGGAAGAAGAGAGAGAACGCCAAAGGGTACAGGAAGAAATCATCCGGTTTGAGCAACTCTGGACAAACCAAATGCCTAGGGTAAAAAGCTTTGCCATGCCCGAAGCAATCCGCGAAAAACTTTTACGCTATACACCCAAACAAAAGCCCCAATGGACACCCACCAAGGATTTTGATACTCGTCCTCTCCCTAAAGCGGCGGAAAGCATGAAGGTTAAAGCTCCTAGTGCTGAATATAAGCCCCTAAATCCCCAAGATGAAGACTTCCCGGATTCTTCTTGCTCCCCCGATTCGAGGGCTGGGGGGCTACCAGATCAGCCCCTAAATCCCCATGCTGGGGACTTGAATACAACTACAGATACAAATTCCCCCCAAGTTGGGGAGCTAGGGGGGCAACTTCCAGAGGCAATCATCTTTGAACAGAAAATGCTCAAAAAATGGCAGAGCTTACCGACCCATGCAGGTTGCCTAAGTTATTGCCTTGATTCCATACCAATTTCCCCCTGGCCCCATCAAATTAAAATCTTGCGTCATGTCGTAGAAAACTTCCCTTGTAGTTTCCTGATCGCCGATGAAGTCGGGCTGGGTAAAACTATTGAAACAGGCTTGATTTTGCGTTATTTACTCGTCTCTCAAAAAGCAAAACGAATTTTAATCCTTGCCCCCGCTAGCGTCCAACCCCAATGGCATAGTGAGATGCGCGAGAAATTTAACCTGCACTTCTGGAGTTATAACAAAGGACAATTCACAGACCCCTACGGCGAACTCTGTCCCCCTAGCGAAAATCCTTGGAATACAAAAAATTTAGTTTTAGCCTCTAGTCATCTTGTGCGCCGCCAAGACCGAATGGAAGAATTACTCGCCGCACAACCCTGGGATGTGGTGATTATTGATGAGGCCCATCATGCCCGCCGCAAGGCTCCCCAACAGCGAAAAGAAAAATTTAATCGCTTACTCCAACTCCTGCAACAGCTACGGGAACGCACAAAAAGCATAATGCTGCTCTCCGCAACACCCATGCAGATCGACCCGATCGAAGTCTTTGACCTGATCTCAGTTATTGGTCTAGAAGGTCACTGGAGCTATGGTGATGTCTTCTGTGATTACTTCGCCTCCCTCGATAATCAACCCAATGAAAATCTACTGAAGTTCTGGCAGCAAATGACGGCGGACTACTTCAAGTATGGCGGTCAGTCCTGTCCTCGATTCCGGGCCTACCTCAATCAAAGCGATCGCCTGCTGGCTTCACGTCTCGACGACTTTTGGAGCGGCAAATATCCCACCATTAACCTCCGGCAATATTTGAACGACACCAAATTTATGGAGCGTTCTAAGGAATATCTCAGTATCCACACCCCCCTCAAAGAGAAGATGTTTCGCCATACCCGCAATACCCTCCGCGAGTATTACAAACGGGGCCTCCTCGAAAAGGACATTCCCCAAAGAGATGTCCAAGATCAGGCGATCGCCCTTGAACCCACCAAAGAAGCAGAACTCTATCGCCAAGTGAGTGACTATGTCCGAGATTTTTATCGACTTGCCCAAAAGGAAAATCGTAAAGCCCTTGGGTTTTTGATGACCCTGTACCGCAAACGATTGACCAGTTCTTTCTATGCCATTCGCGAATCTCTACAGCGTCGCCTAGATGCCCTAATGACCCAGCAAGGTAGTGGTTTGAGCGATGATGACTTACTCGAACTCGAAGACCAAGATGATGCCATCATTGACGGTCTTGAAAGTTTTATGGAGGAGATTCACCCCAAGGAAATCGAATACCTCGAAGACCTACTACGCCAGTTTGAAAATACTGGAGAAGATACCAAATTTGCCCACCTGCTCACCATCCTCCGCCAAGAGTTCCAAAATCGCGATAGTGCCATCATCTTCACCCAATACACCGACACCCTGGACTTTCTGCGGGGAGAACTGCAGCAAATCTATGGCCCCCAGGTGGCTTGCTACTCCGGGCGCGGCGGTGAAAAACTAATCGATGGCGAATGGCGGACTGTCTCCAAAGAACAAATCAAGCGGGAATTTCGCCAGGGGGAAATAAAAATTCTGCTCTGTACTGAATCCGCCAGTGAAGGGTTGAACCTGCAAACCTGCGGCGTATTGATTAACTACGATATGCCTTGGAACCCGATGCGTGTCGAACAGCGAATTGGCCGGATTGATCGCATCGGTCAAACTTTCCCCAGAGTCATCATTCACAACTTCTATTACGACGGCACCGTAGAAGCCAGAGTCTATCAGCGCCTCCGCGATCGCATCCATGCTTTTTCTTCCGTTGTCGGTACTCTGCAACCTATCTTGGCCAAAGTGCCCACCCTCATCGAACAGGCAACCATGAGCGCCGATCCCCAAGAGGAAGATGTTTTATTTTCTGAGTTTGACCACGCCCTAGATGCCCCGCCCTTGCAAGTCACCCTCGACGACATGGTGCAAATGGATGTGGAAGCCGACATCATGAGTATTCGCCAACCGCTGCCACTTTCTCCCTTAGCTTGGCAGGATCTGGAACGGTGGCTCACCACCTCACCAAGCCTCAAGCAAGCCGGGATGATTTTTGAAGATAAAGGCAATCGCCAATGGTCACTGACTCAAAAGTCAAAAACCGAAACAATTACATTTGATCCCAAAACCTTTGAAGAATATTCTTCTTCCCTCAGACTAATGAGCATTGGGGAGCCGTTGCTTCGGAACTTAATCCAAATTTGCCTAAAAGCTCAAAAAAATAGCCTCAGTATGTAG